In the Arachis ipaensis cultivar K30076 chromosome B10, Araip1.1, whole genome shotgun sequence genome, one interval contains:
- the LOC110267897 gene encoding uncharacterized protein LOC110267897 isoform X4: MHTQNTKTHTHTQQEKGKNGEGKKGKERGKLESESKRRRGGKGMTAPVDITAAAPSCHRQEGGDVEREEELREEGAPLCLHRRCQFAFCCRRGKPPPSSSSSSRAGRCQLPPPSHLPSWTTLRTHKKDRRVERGRRRKKEEALFALLRPVAVCGVTVVAAVRGCVTEPLSPENSTTSPGFTAAIPIFAYPQQGISIGLIFEVKDHH; the protein is encoded by the exons ATGCACACACAAAAcacaaaaacacacacacacacacagcaagagaaagggaagaacgGAGagggaaagaaaggaaaagaaaggggGAAGCTGGAATCAGAGAGCAAGAGAAGGAGAGGGGGAAAAGGGATGACGGCACCGGTGGACATCACTGCTGCCGCGCCGTCGTGTCACCGTCAGGAAGGAGGAGACGTTGAGCGAGAGGAAGAGCTCCGCGAGGAAGGAGCACCGCTGTGCCTCCATCGCCGCTGTCAGTTCGCGTTCTGCTGTCGCCGAGGGAAGCCGCCGCCGTCGTCGTCGTCTTCATCGCGAGCGGGTCGTTGTCAGCTTCCACCGCCGTCGCATCTCCCATCATGGACGACGCTGAGGACACACAAGAAAGACAGACGCGTGGAGAGAGGAAGACGGAGGAAAAAGGAGGAGGCACTGTTCGCCCTATTGCGCCCAGTCGCCGTTTGTGGAGTCACCGTCGTCGCCGCTGTTAGGGGTTGCGTCACTGAGCCCCTGTCGCCGGAAAATAGCACTACCTCGCCGGGATTCACTGCCG CCATACCTATATTTGCATATCCGCAACAAGGAATTTCCATCGG TTTAATATTCGAGGTTAAGGACCACCACTAG
- the LOC110267897 gene encoding uncharacterized protein LOC110267897 isoform X3, producing the protein MHTQNTKTHTHTQQEKGKNGEGKKGKERGKLESESKRRRGGKGMTAPVDITAAAPSCHRQEGGDVEREEELREEGAPLCLHRRCQFAFCCRRGKPPPSSSSSSRAGRCQLPPPSHLPSWTTLRTHKKDRRVERGRRRKKEEALFALLRPVAVCGVTVVAAVRGCVTEPLSPENSTTSPGFTAAIPIFAYPQQGISIGLLSLIFEVKDHH; encoded by the exons ATGCACACACAAAAcacaaaaacacacacacacacacagcaagagaaagggaagaacgGAGagggaaagaaaggaaaagaaaggggGAAGCTGGAATCAGAGAGCAAGAGAAGGAGAGGGGGAAAAGGGATGACGGCACCGGTGGACATCACTGCTGCCGCGCCGTCGTGTCACCGTCAGGAAGGAGGAGACGTTGAGCGAGAGGAAGAGCTCCGCGAGGAAGGAGCACCGCTGTGCCTCCATCGCCGCTGTCAGTTCGCGTTCTGCTGTCGCCGAGGGAAGCCGCCGCCGTCGTCGTCGTCTTCATCGCGAGCGGGTCGTTGTCAGCTTCCACCGCCGTCGCATCTCCCATCATGGACGACGCTGAGGACACACAAGAAAGACAGACGCGTGGAGAGAGGAAGACGGAGGAAAAAGGAGGAGGCACTGTTCGCCCTATTGCGCCCAGTCGCCGTTTGTGGAGTCACCGTCGTCGCCGCTGTTAGGGGTTGCGTCACTGAGCCCCTGTCGCCGGAAAATAGCACTACCTCGCCGGGATTCACTGCCG CCATACCTATATTTGCATATCCGCAACAAGGAATTTCCATCGG CCTTCTCAGTTTAATATTCGAGGTTAAGGACCACCACTAG
- the LOC110267897 gene encoding uncharacterized protein LOC110267897 isoform X2, translating into MHTQNTKTHTHTQQEKGKNGEGKKGKERGKLESESKRRRGGKGMTAPVDITAAAPSCHRQEGGDVEREEELREEGAPLCLHRRCQFAFCCRRGKPPPSSSSSSRAGRCQLPPPSHLPSWTTLRTHKKDRRVERGRRRKKEEALFALLRPVAVCGVTVVAAVRGCVTEPLSPENSTTSPGFTAGGKGKLKGVEEQLRLLRSSIVITKKFSATNITCFIDVCKSVLFCLDGCMR; encoded by the exons ATGCACACACAAAAcacaaaaacacacacacacacacagcaagagaaagggaagaacgGAGagggaaagaaaggaaaagaaaggggGAAGCTGGAATCAGAGAGCAAGAGAAGGAGAGGGGGAAAAGGGATGACGGCACCGGTGGACATCACTGCTGCCGCGCCGTCGTGTCACCGTCAGGAAGGAGGAGACGTTGAGCGAGAGGAAGAGCTCCGCGAGGAAGGAGCACCGCTGTGCCTCCATCGCCGCTGTCAGTTCGCGTTCTGCTGTCGCCGAGGGAAGCCGCCGCCGTCGTCGTCGTCTTCATCGCGAGCGGGTCGTTGTCAGCTTCCACCGCCGTCGCATCTCCCATCATGGACGACGCTGAGGACACACAAGAAAGACAGACGCGTGGAGAGAGGAAGACGGAGGAAAAAGGAGGAGGCACTGTTCGCCCTATTGCGCCCAGTCGCCGTTTGTGGAGTCACCGTCGTCGCCGCTGTTAGGGGTTGCGTCACTGAGCCCCTGTCGCCGGAAAATAGCACTACCTCGCCGGGATTCACTGCCG GAGGGAAGGGCAAGCTCAAGGGAGTTGAGGAGCAGCTAAGATTGCTTAGGAGCTCTATTGTCATAACTAAAAAATTTTCAGCCACTAACATAACTTGCTTTATAGATGTATGCAAATCTGTCTTGTTTTGTTTAGATGGATGCATGAGGTAG
- the LOC110267897 gene encoding uncharacterized protein LOC110267897 isoform X1, translated as MHTQNTKTHTHTQQEKGKNGEGKKGKERGKLESESKRRRGGKGMTAPVDITAAAPSCHRQEGGDVEREEELREEGAPLCLHRRCQFAFCCRRGKPPPSSSSSSRAGRCQLPPPSHLPSWTTLRTHKKDRRVERGRRRKKEEALFALLRPVAVCGVTVVAAVRGCVTEPLSPENSTTSPGFTAAIPIFAYPQQGISIGYMSLIECFNPCVYVYLFSKQVLQKLFIGIWNCLVLAIGFCSAISLKSLSFLT; from the exons ATGCACACACAAAAcacaaaaacacacacacacacacagcaagagaaagggaagaacgGAGagggaaagaaaggaaaagaaaggggGAAGCTGGAATCAGAGAGCAAGAGAAGGAGAGGGGGAAAAGGGATGACGGCACCGGTGGACATCACTGCTGCCGCGCCGTCGTGTCACCGTCAGGAAGGAGGAGACGTTGAGCGAGAGGAAGAGCTCCGCGAGGAAGGAGCACCGCTGTGCCTCCATCGCCGCTGTCAGTTCGCGTTCTGCTGTCGCCGAGGGAAGCCGCCGCCGTCGTCGTCGTCTTCATCGCGAGCGGGTCGTTGTCAGCTTCCACCGCCGTCGCATCTCCCATCATGGACGACGCTGAGGACACACAAGAAAGACAGACGCGTGGAGAGAGGAAGACGGAGGAAAAAGGAGGAGGCACTGTTCGCCCTATTGCGCCCAGTCGCCGTTTGTGGAGTCACCGTCGTCGCCGCTGTTAGGGGTTGCGTCACTGAGCCCCTGTCGCCGGAAAATAGCACTACCTCGCCGGGATTCACTGCCG CCATACCTATATTTGCATATCCGCAACAAGGAATTTCCATCGGGTATATGTCTCTCATAGAATGCTTTAATCCGTGTGTCTATGTATATTTGTTCTCTAAGCAAGTTCTACAAAAATTATTTATTGGAATTTGGAATTGTTTAGTTTTGGCAATTGGATTTTGTTCAGCAATTTCTTTAAAAAGTCTTTCCTTTTTAACATAA
- the LOC107622030 gene encoding pathogenesis-related protein 1C-like produces the protein MGSCSVLLCMLGLVIVIVGDVVYGQDSIQDLLNAHNSARSAVGVPNLVWDDVVASYAERYANERRDCQLIHSSGGPYGENIAMGWGGYIVSGTDAVRLWVNEKPYYDYNFNTCVGGVDCLHYTQIIWRNSLRVGCAKVTCNNGGVFVTCNYDPPGNIIGERPY, from the coding sequence ATGGGTTCATGCTCTGTGTTGTTGTGTATGTTGGGGTTAGTGATTGTGATTGTGGGTGATGTAGTTTATGGTCAAGACTCAATACAAGACCTCCTTAATGCTCACAATTCTGCAAGATCAGCGGTTGGAGTTCCAAATTTGGTTTGGGATGATGTTGTTGCAAGCTATGCTGAAAGATATGCAAATGAGCGTAGAGATTGCCAATTGATCCATTCATCAGGTGGGCCCTATGGTGAGAACATTGCAATGGGTTGGGGAGGTTATATTGTTTCAGGCACTGATGCCGTGAGATTGTGGGTAAATGAGAAGCCATATTATGATTATAATTTTAACACTTGTGTTGGTGGTGTGGATTGTCTTCACTATACTCAAATTATTTGGAGAAATTCATTGCGCGTTGGATGTGCCAAAGTAACTTGTAATAACGGTGGTGTTTTTGTTACATGTAATTATGATCCTCCCGGTAACATTATTGGAGAGAGACCTTACTAA
- the LOC107620029 gene encoding pathogenesis-related protein 1B-like — translation MDSFSVVLCVLGLVIVGHVAYAQDSQDYLDAHNAARSEVGVPNLSWDDKVAAYAQNYANQRKSDCQLVHSNGQYGENIAVGSADFSGTDAVKLWVDEKEYYDYGPNSCVSAQVCVHYIQVIWRDSVRLGCAKVTCDNNAGTFVLCSYDPGANITDQKPY, via the coding sequence ATGGATTCATTCTCTGTTGTGTTGTGTGTGTTAGGGTTAGTGATTGTGGGTCATGTGGCTTATGCCCAAGACTCACAAGATTACCTTGATGCTCACAACGCAGCAAGATCCGAGGTTGGTGTTCCAAATTTGTCTTGGGATGACAAAGTTGCAGCCTATGCACAAAACTACGCCAATCAGCGAAAAAGTGATTGCCAATTGGTCCATTCCAATGGCCAATATGGGGAGAACATTGCAGTGGGCAGCGCTGACTTTTCCGGCACGGATGCCGTGAAATTGTGGGTGGACGAAAAGGAATACTATGACTATGGTCCTAATAGTTGTGTGAGTGCCCAAGTCTGTGTCCACTACATACAAGTAATTTGGCGTGACTCGGTAAGACTTGGGTGCGCCAAAGTAACTTGCGATAATAATGCGGGCACTTTTGTTCTTTGCAGCTATGATCCAGGTGCTAATATCACCGATCAAAAGCCTTACTAA